The sequence CGAGGCGCTCGGCACGCGCCCGGGCGACATCGGTGCCTGGCAGAAGCTGCAGCTGGGCTGGCTGGACTACAAGACCGTGACCGGCAGCGGGGTGGACACCACCATCGACCTGGGCCCGGAGGAGTACAACACCAGCAAGCCGCAGGCCGCGGTCGTGGTGCTGCCGAAGAAGCAGGTCACCGACGAGCTCGTGCAGCCGCAGGCGGGGCAGTACGAGTGGTGGAGCGGTTCGGGCAACGGGCAGACCTACACGCTGTCGCGGGACGTCGAACTGCCGGCCGGATCGCCGGAGCTCACTTTCCAGGCCAGCTGGAACATCGAGGACTGCGGTCCGGACGCCTGTGACTACGCCTACGTCGAGGTCGACGACGGCAGTGGGTGGAAGGCCGTTCCCGGCTCGATCACCACGGCCGACGAGGGCAACGCCATCGACGGTGTCAGCGACGGCTGGACCCCGGCCACCTTCGACCTGTCCGCCTACGCCGGGACGACGGTGGGCCTGCGGTTCCGCTACGTCACCGACCCGGCGGTGGAGGGCCAGGACCCGGCTGCACCGGCGGGTCTCTTCCTCGACGACATCGCCATCGGCGGGGTGTTCGAGGACGGGGCGGAGACGCTCGACAGCGCCTGGACCGCGAGTGGTTTCACCCGTACCAGCGGCACCGTGACCACCGAGTTCGACAACTACTACATCGCCGGTCACCGCTCGTACGTGAGTTACGACCAGTACCTGAAGACGGGCCCCTACAACTTCAGCAAGCTCGCCACCAACCCCGACTACGTGGAGCACTACCCGTACCAGGTGGGGCTGCTGGTCTCCTACTGGGACACCTCGTACTCGAACAACAACGTCAGCCAGCACCCGGGCGGGGGCCGCAACCTCTACGTCGACGCGCATCCCGCGACGCTCTACCAGAGCAACGGCACCCCGTTCCGCACCCGCGTCCAGATGTATGACGCGCCGTTCGGCCTGGAGAAGACCGACAGCATCACCCTGCACAACAACGACGTGAAGACGAAGATCAAGAAGCTCGCGGGCAACCCGGTCTTCGACGACACCCAGAACTACTTCGACCCGGTGCAGCTCGACCACGGCGTCACGGTGCGCGACGCCGGGGTGCGGATCGAGGTGCTGAAGCAGAAGAAGGACGCGATGACGATCCAGGTCACCACGGACTGACTCGTCCCGATGACCGGTCCGCACCGCCGAAACGGTGCCGGGCCGGTCATCGGTCGTTTGCCCGGCGACCGGTGGCGGGTGAACGTATCAATGCGCGGTTCCCGGCGGCCGGAGGACGTGGTGGTCGGGCATGATCGCCCGGGCGCCTTGCGTACTTTGGGGACGAGGCGCTCACGGGGTACGCGTACGGGGGACCGAATACATGCGAAAAGTCCTGATGGGTCTGGCGACCCTCTCGATCACCGGTTGCGTCGCGCTGGCTCTGCCAGGTGCGGCCGCCGCCCAGCCGCAACCGGGCATCCACGCCGCGGCACCGGTGGACGGCGCGTTCGGCGCCGTCTCTTCCGAGGACGACCTGAGCAGCCCGATGCAGGACAAGGCTCGCGCCCTGCGGCAGAGGGCGCTCACCGAGGTCCTGAACGGCCAGGCCGAGGTGGAGGACCGGAACGGCAGCACGGTGGTGAAGCTGGCGGATTCCGCCGGCACCAGCGACAGGATCAGTGGAAAAGTCAGTTCCAAGGACGAGGACGACGGCACCTACGTCGAGCTCGCCCGTCAGCAGACCGACCGGATCTTCGTGGTGCTGGCCGAGTTCGGTGACCAGCGGCACCCGAATTATCCCGACCAGGACACCGACCCGGACACGCCCGGGCCGGCGGTGTTCCCGGGACCGCAGCACAACAAGATCCCGGAGCCGGGGGCGGACGACAACTCGACCGTCTGGCAGCCCGACTACGACCAGAAGCACTACCAGGATCTGTACTTCGGCGACGGTGAGGGGACCGAGTCGCTGAAGACCTATTACGAGACGCAGAGCTCGGGCCGGTACAGCGTCGACGGCCGGGTCACCGACTGGGTGAAGGTGCCGTACAACGAGGCCCGGTACGGCCGTTCCAACGGCTACCCGTGCTCCGGCAACGTGTGCAGCAACACCTGGCTGCTGCTGTCCGACGCCCTGAAGTCCTGGGTGGACGAGCAGAAGGCCGCCGGGCGCACCGATGCCCAGATCAAGCAGGACGTGGCCGGGTTCGACCAGTGGGACCGCTACGACCATGACGGTGACGGCGACTTCAACGAGCCGGACGGCTACATCGACCACTTCCAGATCGTGCACGCCGGCGGCGACCAGGCCGACGGCGACCCGCAGCAGGGAGAGGACGCGATCTGGAGCCACCGCTGGTACACGAACTACAACCTGGCCGGTCTCACCGGACCTGCGCAGAACCCGCTCGGCGGCACGCAGATCGGTGACACCGGGATCTGGGTGGGTGACTACACGATGCAGCCGGAGAACGGTGGCCTGAGCGTGTTCGCCCACGAGTACGGCCATGATCTGGGCCTGCCGGACGACTACGACACCGCCGGGGGTCAGGGCAATGCCGTGGAGTGGTGGTCGCTCATGGCGCAGAGCCGGCTCGGGGCGGCGGGCGAGGCCCTCGGCGAGCGGCCGGGCGACCTGGGCGCCTGGAACAAGCTCATGCTCGGCTGGCTGGACTACGAGGTCGTGACGATGGGCCGCAAGAGCCGCATCGTCGAGCTCGGGCCGGAGGAGTACAACACCGCCCGCACCCAGGCGGCGATCGTCGCCCTGCCGTTGAAGCAGGTCACCACCGACCTGGTGAAGCCGAAGAGCGGCTCGTACGAATGGTGGAGCGGCAGCGGTGACGCGATCACGAACACCCTGGCCCGCCTGGTCACCGTGCCTGCGGGCAAACCGCAGCTCACGTTCCAGGCCAGCTGGAACATCGAGGACTGCGACGACGACCCGTGCGACTACGCCTACGTCGAGGTGAGCGACGGCAAGGGCTGGAAGGCCCTGCCCGGCTCGATCACGAAGGCCGCCGAGGGCAACGCCATCGACGGTGTCAGCAAGGGCTGGCAGCCGGCCACGTTCGACCTGAGTGCCTACGCCGGCAAGAACGTGGCCCTGCGGTTCCGGTACTCGACCGACGGCGCCGTGGCCGGTACCGACCCGCAGGCCCCGGCCGGGCTCTTCCTCGACGACATCGCGATCGGCAAGGTCCTCGAGGACGGTGCGGAGACCGGCGACAACGGCTGGGTGGCCTACGGTTTCCAGCGCACGACGGGTACGGAGACCCGGGCGTACGACAACTACTACATCGCCGGCTACCGCTCGTACGTGAGTTACGACCGCTACCTGAAAACCGGCCCGTACAACTTCGGCCGGCAGAGCGAGCAGCCCGACACGGTGGAGCACTTCTCATATCAGGAAGGGCTTCTCGTTTCCTACTGGGACACCTCGCAGACCGACAACAACGTCAGTCAGCACCCGGGGGAAGGGCTGAACCTGAACGTCGACGCCCATCCGGAGACGCTCTACCGCAGTGACGGAAAACCCTTCCGCACTCGGATCCAGATCTACGACGCACCCTTCAGCCTCAAGAAGACGGACGGCATCGGCCTGCACGTCGAGGGCGAGAAGACCAAGATCGGGAAGAAGGCGGGCAACCCGGTTTTCGATGACACCAAGAACTACTTCGACCCGGTTCAACTCGACCATGGTGTGAAGGTGCGGGGCGCGGGGGTGAAGATCGAGGTCGTGAAGCAGAAGAAGACCGCGATGACCATCAAAGTCACCTCCTGAACGAGATCTTTCGTAACACCAGAAGCAATGGCAACACTGGCAACGGCCCGGCATCGCACAGATGCCGGGCCGTGTGCGTTGCCCCGGACGTCGGACATCAAACCTCGGGACGCCGTCATGACAAATCGTCCAAAGGGCCTTAACGCGGACACGGAATTCGCTTAGGTTTCTCCCAGAGTGCGGCGGCAACCTGTACCGCCGCACCGCGGACTGGGAGGTCTGTGTGCGAAAAGTCCTGGTGGGTCTCGCGACCCTCTCCGTGGCGGCGGGCGCGGCACTCGCGCTGCCCGGCACGGCTGTGGCATCAACCCCGCTGACGCAGGCCCCGATCGGGACTGCGGATCAGTCGGCTCAGGGCACGGACGACCTGTCCAGCCCGATGCAGGACAAGGCCAGGGCCCTGCGCGACGAGGCAGTGACCCAGGTGCTCAACGGCGATGCGACCGTGACCACCAAGAACGGCAGTCGCGTCGTGAAGCTGGCGGGGAAGAAGGGTAAGAAGGACGACCGGTACGTCGAGCTCGCCCGCGAGCAGACCGACCGGGTCTTCGTGGTGCTGGCCGAGTTCGGCAACGAACGGCACCCGAGCTACCCCGACCAGGACACCAGCGCCACCATCGCCGGCCCGGCCACGTTCGAGGGCCCGGTGCACAACAAGATCCCCCAGCCCGCCAAGAACGACAACTCCACTGTCTGGCAGGCCGATTACAGCAAGAAGCACTACGAGGATCTGTATTTCGGTGAGGGCAAGGGCGTCGAGTCGCTCAAGACCTACTACGAGACGCAGAGCTCGGGCCGGTACAGCGTCGACGGCACGGTCACCGACTGGGTGAAGCTGCCGTACAACGAGGCCCGGTACGGCCGCTCGAACGGCTACCCGTGCTCCGGCAACGTGTGCAGCAACACCTGGGTGATGATTGCCGACGCACTCCAGGCCTGGGTCGCCGACCAGCAGGCCAAGGGCGTCAGTGCTGCCGAGATCAAGTCGACCGTGGCCAGTTTCGACCAGTGGGACCGGTACGACTTCGACGGTGACGGCAACTTCAACGAGTCGGACGGCTACATCGACCACTTCCAGATCGTGCACGCCGGCGGTGACCAGGCCGACGGTGACCCGCAGCAGGGTGAAGACGCGATCTGGAGCCACCGCTGGTACGCGTACTCCAACGGCGCCGGCACCACCGGCCCGGCGAACAACAAGCTGGGCGGCACGCAGATCGGTGACACCGGCCTCTGGGTGGGTGACTACACCACGCAGCCCGAGAACGGTGGCCTGAGCGTGTTCGCCCACGAGTACGGCCACGACCTGGGCCTGCCGGACAACTACGACACCGCCAGCGGCGGCAGCAGCCCGGTCGAGTACTGGTCGCTGATGGCCCAGAGCCGGCTCAACGGCAAGGGTGAGGCGCTCGGCACCCGCCCCGGTGACATCGGCGCCTGGGAGAAGCTGCAGCTGGGCTGGCTGGACTACGAGGGCGTGACGGCCACGACCGCGGGCAAGAAGAAGACCCGCACCATCGACCTCGGTCCGGCCGAGTACAACACCAAGAAACCGCAGGCCACCGTGGTGGTCCTGCCGAAGAAACAGGTCACGAAGGAACTCGCGCAACCCGCCTCCGGGGAGTACGAGTGGTACAGCGACACCGGTAACGACCTGAGCAGCACCCTGACCCGCTCGGTGGCCCTGCCGGCCGGTTCGCCCCAGCTGACCTTCCAGGCCAACTGGAACATCGAGGACTGCGAGGCCGACGCCTGTGACTACGCCTACGTGGACATCGACGACGGCAGCGGGTTCACGCCGATCGCCGGGTCGATCACCAAGGCCACCGAGGGCAACGGCATCGACGGGGTGAGTGACGGCTGGCAGCCGGCCACCTTCGACCTGTCGGCGTACGCCGGCAAGACGGTGAGCCTGCGGTTCCGCTACTCCACCGACACCGCGGCGCAGGGAGCCGACGACACCTTGCCCGCCGGCATCTTCCTCGACGACATCAAGGTCGCGGCCGGCGGCACGACCGTGTTCGAGGACGGTGCCGAGACCGCCGACAACGCCTGGACCGCCAGCGGTTTCCGGCGCACGACGGGCACCGACGTGGTCGAGTACGACCACTACTACATCGCGGCGCACCGGTCGTACGTCAGCTATGACAAGTACCTCGAGACCGGCCCGTACAACTTCGGCTGGCCGTCCACGAAACCCGACTACGTGGAGCACTTCCCGTACCAGGAAGGCCTGCTGGTCACCTACTGGGACACGTCGTTCTCCGACAACAACGTCAGCGTGCACCCCGGCGAGGGCCGCAACCTGACGGTCGACGCCCACCCGGCGCCGCTATACCAGGTGACGGGCACGCCGTGGCGTACCCGGGTGCAGCTCTACGACGCCCCGTTCGGCCTGAAGAAGGCCGACAGTCTCACGCTCCACGTCGACGGGGTGAAGAGCCCGATCAAGGGACTGAAGGGCAACCCGCTCTTCGACGACACGAAGAACTTCTACGACACGGTCGTGCCGGACCATGGCGTGAAGGTCGCGAAGGCCGGGGTGAAGATCGAGGTGCAGAAGGTCAAGGGCACCTCGCTCACGGTCAAGGTTACCTCGTGACCTGATCACGGTCCCTGCTCGACACATGCGGCGCCCCGGTCTCGTCCCGAGACCGGGGCGCCGTTCGTCTGCGGGGAGGCGTCATCATCCGGCCCGGGGGTGGAACGTTCCCGTTCGGTCATCTAAGGTAAGGCTCGCCTAAGAAATTCGTGATGCCCTCGACGGCGATCCGTCCCCTGCCCGAGCCGGGAGCTGAACCACCATGTCGTACGCCACCTCCGGGTCCCTCTACGCCGAGGTCGTCGCTACGCAGCGGCTGAGCCCGCACCTGGTGCGGATCGTGCTCGGCGGCGAGCAGATGTCCGGGTACGAGCCGCTGGGCGTGGCCGACGAGGCCGTGGTGCTGTGGTTCCCGAAGCCCGGCCAGGACCGGCCCGCCCCGACCACGCTCAAGGACGGCGTCTGGGGCCACCACGACCCGGACATTGCCCCGCCGGGGCGTAACTACACCATCCGCGCCTTCGAGCCCGGTGAGAACGCCCGGATGACGATTGATTTCGTGGTGCACCCGGGCGGCGTCGCCGGGGAGTGGGCGGTCAACGCCGGCGTCGGTGACGTCATCCTCATCACCCGCCCGCGCTCCTGGTACGAGCCGCCGGCCGACGCCGCCTGGATCCTCGCCGCGGCCGACCTCACCGGCCTGCCGGCCCTGGCCCGCATCATCGAGGAGTGCCCCGCCGACGGCCCTCAGGTGTACGCGATGGTCGAGACGGCCGACGCCGCCGACCTCGCCGCCCTGCCGGAGACCCAGTGCAACGCCGCCGGGGTGGATGCCAGCGTGGGCACGGGCAACGGGGTCGCCCCCGGTGCCCTGGCCGAGCTGATCGCGGCCAAGCTGCCCGAGCTGATCTCCCAGGGGCCGGGTTACGTCTGGTACTCCGGCGAGGCGGCCCAGTCCCGGGAGATCCGCAAGCTGATGCGCAAGACGCACGGCTGGCCCTTGGACCGCGTGCAGACCGTGGGCTACTGGCGTCAGGACGCCGAGGTCTGGAACGAGACCTTCGCCCAGGTGGGCGGCGACCAGCTGGTGCAGGTCTACTACCAGGCGATCGAGAAGGGCCTGTCCAGCGCCGAGGCCTCGGAGATCCTCGACGAGGAGTACGAGAAGGCCGGCCTCTGACCAGGGCTGTGGTGCTTAAGGGCTCAGGTACTTCAGGGTGAGCCGGTCAAGCGTGGCCACCTGCTTCTCGCCGGAGTCGTACACCAGCAGGCGTTCACCGTCGATGCTGCTGTCCACCCGGGAAGCACCCTCGAGACCCGGCCCGTCGGTCCAGGTACCGGGCCAGCCGGCCGGACGTGAGTACGGGTCGAAAGAGCAGTCCTCCACGTTCTTCGCGCAGTCGAAGACGATGCCGGTGAGCTGCCCGGTCTGCCGGTCGATGCGGCACACGCTCGCCCGCATCCGGGTCTCGTCGCCGTGGTGCACGCAGTACACGCTGTCACCGGTGAAGAAGAGCGACGTCACGGCACCGGCCATCGGCCACGCCCGTTCGACCTGGGTCATGTCCCGGTTCAGCAGGAGCAGCTCGCTGTACCCGGAGCCGGCGCAGACCGGGTAGGAACGGGCGGCATCGACGACGGGGAGGCACTCGCCGTCGCTGAACGAGCCCGTCGGGAGATCGGGGTGGGCCACCACCCAGACGCCGTCGTCCATGACCCGTCCCTCGGTGTCCTGCGCCGGCTGTCCCAGCCGCTGCTCCAGCGGTAGCGCCGCCACCTGGGGGTACACCCCGTCGCGAGCGGCCTCCGACCCCGTCTGGCTGGGTGTCCCCGCCGGTGTGGGGGTCGCGGGCACAGCCCGGTTCTGCTGATGACTGAGCACGCCCGCACCGATCAGTACCACCAGCACGGCCACCGCTGCGAAGACCGGAGCGAGCACCCGCACCTGCCTGGTGTGCCTCGTCCTCAGTGGTGTCAGTGAGGGTTCGGGACCCGACCGCACCGAGACCGCCACCCGGGCGTCGAAGTCGCGCAGAGCGTTCCTCAGCCGCTCGTCCAGCTCGCTCATCGGGTGCCCACCTCGGGCTCACCGAGGATCCGGGCGAGACGGGCGCGCGCCTTGTGCAGGTGTGCTTTCGCCGTGCCCTCGGCGCAGCCCATGATCTCCGCGACCTCCTTCACGCTCCGGTCCTCCAGATAGGCGAGCACGATCGCCGCCCGTTGCTGCCGGGGCAGCTGGCGGATCGCGGCGAGCACCGTCTCCACCTCGTCCGGACCGGGCGCCACCTCGGGCGGGGTGTTGCCCAGCCGCAGCAGGGCGGCGGCCTCGACCCGGGCCCGGCGCAACCGTTTGGACGCCAGCTGGATCGTCACCTTCCGCAGCCAGGCCCCGGGCTTGTCGTACCGGCCCACGACGTCCCACTTCTGCCGGGCCTGGAGCAACGCGTCCTGGGCCACGTCTTCCGCCGTCACCCGGCTGCCCGACACGGCGATCGCCAGCGTCACCATCCGGGCGAACTCCTGACGGTAGAAATCCTCGAAGTCCAGTGCCGGTCGCTCGATATCTCGCTCGGCGTCGGGTGGCGCGGGCATGCGGTCGATCCTTCCCCTCGTGAGGTGCTCATGACCATGCACAGCCACCAGATGGGGTGCGAGGTTTACCCACCCCGGCGGATAGGCTCGGGGCATGTTCCTGTTCGAGGTGAGGCGCTGATGGCGCGGGTCGAGGGTCGCGGTCCGCAGCACGACGAGAAGGAGATCGCGGCGGCGCAGGCGCTGTCGCAGCAGGCGGCGCAGGTGTACGGGGAGATTCTCGATCGGGCGCCCGAGCACGACCTGATCCCGAGCCTCGACCGTATCGAGGCCGTGGTGCAGCTGCTGGGCGACCCGCAGCGCGCGTTCGAGGCCGTGCACGTCACCGGCACCAACGGTAAGAGCTCCACCACCCGCATGATCGAGCGGCTGCTGCGCGAGCACAACCTGCGCACGGGCCGGTTCACCAGCCCGCACCTGCAGGACGTGCGTGAGCGCATCGCCATCGACGGCGAGATCATCGACCAGCAGCGCTTCGTCGACGTCTACGACGAGGTCAAGCCCTACCTCGACCTGGTCGACGCCCGTAACGCCGAGGCCGGCAAGCCGCGGATGACCTACTTCGAGGTGCTCGTCGCGCTGGCCTACGCCGCGTTCGCCGACACCCCGGTCGACGTGGCCGCGGTCGAGGTCGGGCTGGGCGGCTCCTGGGACGCGACGAACGTCATCGACGCCCGCGTCGCCGTGATCACCCCGATCGGCATCGATCACGAGCGCCTGCTCGGGCACGACGTGGCCACGATCGCCACCGAGAAGTCGGGCATCATCAAACCCGGTGCTGTCGCGGTGTTCTCGGAGCAGCACGACGACGCCACGGAACCCCTGATGTCCCGCGCCGCCGAGGTGGGGGCCACGGTCCTGCGTGAGAACCACAACTTCTCGGTGAGCCAGCGTGAGGTCGCGCTCGGCGGTCAGCTGCTGACCCTCCAGGGCGCCGCCGCCGTCTACCCGGACATCTTCATCCCCCTGCACGGCGCCCACCAGGCCCAGAACGCCGTCGCCGCGCTGGTCGCGGTGGAGGCCTTCCTGCTCTCCGACGGCCGCGACTGGTCCGCCACCGACAACTCCCGTGAGGGAACGGGTCTCGACATCGATGTGGTGCGCGCCGCGTTCGCCGACGTCGACTCGCCCGGCCGCCTCGAGGTCGTCCGCCGCAGTCCCACCGTGCTCATCGACGCCGCCCACAACCCCGCCGGGGCCCAGGTTCTTGCCGACAGCCTGGAAGAGGCCTTCGGTTTCAGCCGTCTGGTCGGCGTGGTGGCCGTGCTCGAGGACAAGGACGCCGAATCCATTCTCGGCGCCCTGGAACCGGTGCTCGAGGAAGTCGTGATCACCCGCACCTCCTCGCCCCGCGCCATGGCCCCGGACGAGTTGGCCGAGATCGCCGAAGACGTCTTCGGCGAGGACCGGGTGACCACCTTCGAGCGCCTGGACGACGCCCTCGACTACGCCATGGGCAAGGCCGAGGAAGGCGGGATGATCGGCGGCGGCGTGCTGGCGACCGGATCCGTCACCATGGCCGCCGACGTCCGTCGGCTGTTCCGCGTCCGCTAGGTCAACAACCCTTCGTGATCATGCAAAGTGTCCCCGGGGCTCTGTAGCTCCCGGGGACACTTTGCATGATCATCAGAAAAGAGGACGACCGCTCAGCGGACTTTTGGCTTTTTGTGGCCGAAGTTCTTCCCAAACTGGACAAAGCCTGACTAC is a genomic window of Kineosporia sp. NBRC 101731 containing:
- a CDS encoding immune inhibitor A domain-containing protein; this encodes MRKALVGLATLSLTAGAGLLLPMTATAAPTTSSTGVVENAGSDDLASPIETKARALRQEALTDVLNGDAVVQKRNGSEVVKLTGRAGTADDAYVELSRERTDRIFVVLAEFGNQRHPSYPDQDTDPDTAGPTTFEGPLHNAIPEPAQDDNSTVWQSDYDQKHYQDLYFGEGDSLKTYYETQSSGRYSVEGAVTDWVKVPYNEARYGRSGGYPCSGNVCSNSGVLIGDALQAWIADQKAQGVSDSAIKDEVASFDQWDRYDFDGDGDFNESDGYIDHFQIVHAGGDEADGDPQQGEDAIWSHRSYVNSAQAGQTGPADNKLGGTQVGSTGLWVGDYTMQPENGGLSVFAHEYGHDLGLPDDYDIAGGVGNAVEYWSLMGQSRLNAEGEALGTRPGDIGAWQKLQLGWLDYKTVTGSGVDTTIDLGPEEYNTSKPQAAVVVLPKKQVTDELVQPQAGQYEWWSGSGNGQTYTLSRDVELPAGSPELTFQASWNIEDCGPDACDYAYVEVDDGSGWKAVPGSITTADEGNAIDGVSDGWTPATFDLSAYAGTTVGLRFRYVTDPAVEGQDPAAPAGLFLDDIAIGGVFEDGAETLDSAWTASGFTRTSGTVTTEFDNYYIAGHRSYVSYDQYLKTGPYNFSKLATNPDYVEHYPYQVGLLVSYWDTSYSNNNVSQHPGGGRNLYVDAHPATLYQSNGTPFRTRVQMYDAPFGLEKTDSITLHNNDVKTKIKKLAGNPVFDDTQNYFDPVQLDHGVTVRDAGVRIEVLKQKKDAMTIQVTTD
- a CDS encoding immune inhibitor A domain-containing protein, whose translation is MRKVLMGLATLSITGCVALALPGAAAAQPQPGIHAAAPVDGAFGAVSSEDDLSSPMQDKARALRQRALTEVLNGQAEVEDRNGSTVVKLADSAGTSDRISGKVSSKDEDDGTYVELARQQTDRIFVVLAEFGDQRHPNYPDQDTDPDTPGPAVFPGPQHNKIPEPGADDNSTVWQPDYDQKHYQDLYFGDGEGTESLKTYYETQSSGRYSVDGRVTDWVKVPYNEARYGRSNGYPCSGNVCSNTWLLLSDALKSWVDEQKAAGRTDAQIKQDVAGFDQWDRYDHDGDGDFNEPDGYIDHFQIVHAGGDQADGDPQQGEDAIWSHRWYTNYNLAGLTGPAQNPLGGTQIGDTGIWVGDYTMQPENGGLSVFAHEYGHDLGLPDDYDTAGGQGNAVEWWSLMAQSRLGAAGEALGERPGDLGAWNKLMLGWLDYEVVTMGRKSRIVELGPEEYNTARTQAAIVALPLKQVTTDLVKPKSGSYEWWSGSGDAITNTLARLVTVPAGKPQLTFQASWNIEDCDDDPCDYAYVEVSDGKGWKALPGSITKAAEGNAIDGVSKGWQPATFDLSAYAGKNVALRFRYSTDGAVAGTDPQAPAGLFLDDIAIGKVLEDGAETGDNGWVAYGFQRTTGTETRAYDNYYIAGYRSYVSYDRYLKTGPYNFGRQSEQPDTVEHFSYQEGLLVSYWDTSQTDNNVSQHPGEGLNLNVDAHPETLYRSDGKPFRTRIQIYDAPFSLKKTDGIGLHVEGEKTKIGKKAGNPVFDDTKNYFDPVQLDHGVKVRGAGVKIEVVKQKKTAMTIKVTS
- a CDS encoding immune inhibitor A domain-containing protein; the protein is MRKVLVGLATLSVAAGAALALPGTAVASTPLTQAPIGTADQSAQGTDDLSSPMQDKARALRDEAVTQVLNGDATVTTKNGSRVVKLAGKKGKKDDRYVELAREQTDRVFVVLAEFGNERHPSYPDQDTSATIAGPATFEGPVHNKIPQPAKNDNSTVWQADYSKKHYEDLYFGEGKGVESLKTYYETQSSGRYSVDGTVTDWVKLPYNEARYGRSNGYPCSGNVCSNTWVMIADALQAWVADQQAKGVSAAEIKSTVASFDQWDRYDFDGDGNFNESDGYIDHFQIVHAGGDQADGDPQQGEDAIWSHRWYAYSNGAGTTGPANNKLGGTQIGDTGLWVGDYTTQPENGGLSVFAHEYGHDLGLPDNYDTASGGSSPVEYWSLMAQSRLNGKGEALGTRPGDIGAWEKLQLGWLDYEGVTATTAGKKKTRTIDLGPAEYNTKKPQATVVVLPKKQVTKELAQPASGEYEWYSDTGNDLSSTLTRSVALPAGSPQLTFQANWNIEDCEADACDYAYVDIDDGSGFTPIAGSITKATEGNGIDGVSDGWQPATFDLSAYAGKTVSLRFRYSTDTAAQGADDTLPAGIFLDDIKVAAGGTTVFEDGAETADNAWTASGFRRTTGTDVVEYDHYYIAAHRSYVSYDKYLETGPYNFGWPSTKPDYVEHFPYQEGLLVTYWDTSFSDNNVSVHPGEGRNLTVDAHPAPLYQVTGTPWRTRVQLYDAPFGLKKADSLTLHVDGVKSPIKGLKGNPLFDDTKNFYDTVVPDHGVKVAKAGVKIEVQKVKGTSLTVKVTS
- a CDS encoding siderophore-interacting protein, which translates into the protein MSYATSGSLYAEVVATQRLSPHLVRIVLGGEQMSGYEPLGVADEAVVLWFPKPGQDRPAPTTLKDGVWGHHDPDIAPPGRNYTIRAFEPGENARMTIDFVVHPGGVAGEWAVNAGVGDVILITRPRSWYEPPADAAWILAAADLTGLPALARIIEECPADGPQVYAMVETADAADLAALPETQCNAAGVDASVGTGNGVAPGALAELIAAKLPELISQGPGYVWYSGEAAQSREIRKLMRKTHGWPLDRVQTVGYWRQDAEVWNETFAQVGGDQLVQVYYQAIEKGLSSAEASEILDEEYEKAGL
- a CDS encoding SigE family RNA polymerase sigma factor, producing the protein MPAPPDAERDIERPALDFEDFYRQEFARMVTLAIAVSGSRVTAEDVAQDALLQARQKWDVVGRYDKPGAWLRKVTIQLASKRLRRARVEAAALLRLGNTPPEVAPGPDEVETVLAAIRQLPRQQRAAIVLAYLEDRSVKEVAEIMGCAEGTAKAHLHKARARLARILGEPEVGTR
- a CDS encoding folylpolyglutamate synthase/dihydrofolate synthase family protein → MARVEGRGPQHDEKEIAAAQALSQQAAQVYGEILDRAPEHDLIPSLDRIEAVVQLLGDPQRAFEAVHVTGTNGKSSTTRMIERLLREHNLRTGRFTSPHLQDVRERIAIDGEIIDQQRFVDVYDEVKPYLDLVDARNAEAGKPRMTYFEVLVALAYAAFADTPVDVAAVEVGLGGSWDATNVIDARVAVITPIGIDHERLLGHDVATIATEKSGIIKPGAVAVFSEQHDDATEPLMSRAAEVGATVLRENHNFSVSQREVALGGQLLTLQGAAAVYPDIFIPLHGAHQAQNAVAALVAVEAFLLSDGRDWSATDNSREGTGLDIDVVRAAFADVDSPGRLEVVRRSPTVLIDAAHNPAGAQVLADSLEEAFGFSRLVGVVAVLEDKDAESILGALEPVLEEVVITRTSSPRAMAPDELAEIAEDVFGEDRVTTFERLDDALDYAMGKAEEGGMIGGGVLATGSVTMAADVRRLFRVR